Below is a window of Hordeum vulgare subsp. vulgare unplaced genomic scaffold, MorexV3_pseudomolecules_assembly, whole genome shotgun sequence DNA.
TCGCGAGCAAGGAGCGCCGCGAGGAGAGCGAGAGAACGAAGTGGGCTTTGGTGATGTCGGAATTTGCACCTATTTGTATCTATTTAGTGATCAGTCCGCTAGTTTCTTTGATTCCACTCGGTGTTCCTTTTCCATTTGCTTCCAATAGTTCGACCTATCCAGAAAAATTGTCGGCCTACGAATGTGGTTCCGATCCCTCCGGTGATGCCAGAAGTCGTTTCGATATACGATTTTATCCGGttcctattttatttattatCCCTGATCCGGAAGTcaccttttcttttccttgggCAGTACCTCCTAACAAGATTGATCTGTTTGGATCTTGGTCCATGATGGCCTTTTTATTGATTTTGACGATTGGATCTCTCTATGAATGGAAAAGGGGTGCTTCGGATCGGGAGTAACCACTTTTGaaaggcaaaggggggaaggacataGGAAAGAGGGATGCCTACAAAAAATCAATTGATTCGTCATGGTAGAGAAGAAAAACGGCGCACGGACCGTACTCGAGCTTCGGATCAATGTCCCCAGAAGCAAGGAGTATGCCTGCGTGTTTCGACGAGAACACCGAAAAAACCTAATTCAGCTCTACGTAAGATAGCAAAAGTACGGTTGAGCAATCGACATGATATATTTGCTCACATTCCAGGCGAAGGTCATAATTCGCAGGAACATTCTATAGTCTTAGTCAGAGGAGGTAGAGTGAAAGATTCGCCAGGTGTGAAATCCCATCGTATTCGAGGAGTCAAGGATTTGCTGGGAATTCCGATCGTAGAAagggaagatctaaatatggtgCAGAAAGACCTAAATCGAAATGAATGGAAGATGCCTCTGGAACTTTTTGGTTCTTTTTTGGGGCGATATGGAAGCAGCTAGCTCCCTTTCCCTTATTACGTTACCATTTCTCTCCGCTATTCTTCGCTTAGAAGGGCTTGACTTACTTAACTTACCGCTTTCCCGAAACTAGCTAAAAAAGGGTCAGGTATACCTGCCTGATGAGATAGGGTTTTTTCTAAAGCGGGAGCTGCTGTCGGTATGGGCAATTTCTTAAGTTCTTTGATTGATTCCGTCCCGAGTGCTACCAAAGTTCCTCTAATTCCTCAGCCAGATATTCCCTTGCCAGACTTTCCCGATAGCGAATCGATAGATGTTACCACGGAGCGGTACCTAGCAACCTTCATTCCTGCTTTTCCGTCTTGCCTTTGCTACTTGAGAGATGCCTTTGACCGAGCAGCTCTTCCACTCATTTTATTAGCAATCAAACCTCTTCCCTTCAACTCGTACCGAAGGCTATGTCCCAGTAAGCATTTCCTCTGTTTCCTTGTTTCCCACCTCTGACCTTCCGCTATGACATGACCAGTCCACTAATAAGTCAGGTATCTCTGAAAAGTAAGACCGTCCTCTTCCCTTCGTCAATAGAAGAACTCCAACCATGCTTTCTTGAAATAGCAGTTATTGTCTTCCTGGTCAGCTTTCGACGAGTGACTCTTGGTTGCGGGGCCAGGGGGGGGGACCTACTATCTACTTAACCGCTAGGCAAAGAGGGAGGAGCCAGGAAGCGGGCGTTTAGTGAGGAAGAGACAAAAAAGCATTTAGTCGATAAAGATGAGTGCTTTCGATCGGCTTGTTGCACTAAAGCTGCGAGGGCCATTGCAGTTAGGATTGCAGCAGAAGACATTTTATCCATTCCTGCTTGAGTGCTTTCCTAAAGCAGCCTAAACAGGATCAATAGAATATCacacatgcgccattactatgccTCACGTTCTAGTTCTAAACGCAAGGAACTTACACATATTAGTATAAGAATAGGAAAGGACCTGGAGCGGTAGATCCGCTCATCCTGGCTTCGAATCCTAGTTCAGTTGCCACGGGAACCTTAGCGCCGCGTGTGTGTTGTCCtccaagaaaaagaaagaggcatagAAAGAGTGACAAAGCTCAATCCAAAACATGAAAGCGGAATCACAACTGTCTCACGAAAGAGGGTCTCAAGCAGTGTGTTCATGGTCACTCCAAACATAGGATTTTCGGCATATACTCTTGAAGAGTAGCTTTCCTTTCCGTGCGCAGAGGGGATAGATTAAGTATTCATCTGCTGGTAAAAGGCTTGAAGGTTTAGCGTAACCCAGAATAACCTGTTGGAGGAATAACCGCTGTTAGGTGCCTAGCCTTTAATGCTTGCAAAGTCGCTAGGCGGGGTGATAAGATGAAAAGTTATATGCATCTCAATAGGCCTACTTGCCTTAAAACTAGACCCCCTGGGGAAAAGCCCACTCCGTCCGTAAGACAAACTCAAGGAGGCTGACTTGACCAGGAGCCAGTCTTGTAATAGTAAAAGCAACCTATCGCGCTGGGTCACCACTCCTTCCAGAGTAGcccacaacccatgatatggtatATGGCTAGACTGTCTAGGGCTCCAGCTATACCTATATATAACTACCAACTGGGACAAACTTCGCCCTACGCGGAGTATATAATCGGCTACCGTATATTTAGCCCTTGACATATGACATATAAATGATATTGAACAAACCTAGAAAGACTCTGGTGATGGATAGAGGCGGATGCGCCGCCACTGCTTTAACAACCGCTTATGTTCTTCGGCATCGCCTTTGCATAAAGGCGTGGTTAATCCTCTAAGATAGAAAACACCACAACTTTCCGGGGTCAAGTGCAGGTAGAAAGACATCCTTCGTTACCGCGCTGAAACAACAACAATTCCTGCAAAAAAAATCTGCTTTCCTATCAAGTAACGCCTTCTCCACTTGACTCCACTGGTCAAGAACTCTGGAGCTTCATCCGAGATCCTTCCCAAATGAACATCCTAGCCCAGTAACAATATTTATTTTATCTCTTCCGcctagaaaatagaaaaaattgctaaatatcttcttgatgaagacgattttCCTCATGTTTCTATCGTTGTGCTGTTCTACCCACAGCTTATCGATAATGAATTCCTTTCATTTCCTAGATCTCTTGTTTTTAGAAACGAAAAGCAAGTAGAAAAGATAGGTGTAAAGCCTCCGATTCTCCTTTCGAGAACTTAAATGCAAAGATAAGGCGAAAAGCCTTTGCTTCTTCTTTCGATTGGATAGAATAGAAGCTCATACTCGACTTCAACAACAGGTTTGGTGCTGATGTGTCCAAATCCCATGCTCCTACGCCGGGTTGATTGATGTGTCAAAGACTAATGCTCCTTCTAAGGTTGATAAAGGTAAAGCAGTGCCCAAGAACCCACTACATCTAAGCCCAAGTCCAAACAAAACTAGACCCAAGAATGCTGGAATGAGAATCCTTACCCGTGACGACCATGCATACTTTTCTGACCTATGTATGCCTTTCCTCGCCTACTTCGTTCTTGCTTTCCGTTTCCTACTATTTTCAAGTTTCAATTTCGAAAGAGAGACATAAAGTGTCAATTTACTTTCTTTTCATAAAGTCAATAAATAGTAGTAATTCTTGCTTTTTCAAAAGCATACGAAGACAGCCTGCACCAACATTTTCTTTTACGACATATGACATTGCACAAAAAGCTGCAAAAGGACATAGTTTCGTCGATTCACCGGCACGAATAGCATTTCCTACATCCCCAGCATGGAGTTCCAGACTCCTTGATCAAGATGACACATTCCTGGTACCACAAACAAGGAAGCTAGCTTTTCTAGCGTTGGCAGGCAAAGGTAAGTAAGCTAAAACATGGCAGTCTGAAGACTTGTCTGAAAGCTGAGTGCTTCAAAAGGATTGATTTGCTAGTCTCGGTCAGTTGAATCAAAAATGAACAGAGATTTTATTTATGCGTAGATTAGTGTTCTCCTCCGGGCCAGTGTTGAGACTTTGAGGCATAGCCCAGGTGTTTTTAGCGAAGCCGAAAGGTAGTTCCGTCGGGAAAGAAGAATATCTCGTCATACCAACTATATGCTTTGTTCATGTCTGCCATTTCGTTTATCATAGAGGCGCGCAGCGAAAACGTGTCCAAGAAAGAGGTAAGGCTTTCCATAAGTCAGAAAGAAACCTTCTTACTAGCAGGTTGTCCTTTCTTCGCCTATTCATTCTATCTAAGACCGGATTCGTCGGCGCAAGAGTGCTCGATCAGTGACCTCCTACGCACTGCCGGCTTTGGGCATACTAGCTCGCTGCGGAAGAAAATGAAGATAAATAAGGTGAATGTATCGTTCGCCTATACCCCATGGGACGGCTGTATTGTCTTTTAGCTTTCCCCGCAGTATTGTGTTCATCTACCACAGTAAAATCAAGCTATAATAGATATAGCAATGGCTATGGGTGACAATCGATAAGCCTGAAGCATATCTCCTCAAGGTTTCCTTAAAATCATAAAAAAGCCTTCTAGCCACAGAAGTACCCCGTTTCCTTAACTAATCTCGCCTATTTGGTCTCTGTCGCTTGCTTCGCATGCTTGCTCAATCAAAAGGTTCCTTCGTGCTGTTGCCTTTGAGCTCCATATCTTTAGACTCTTCCAAACGTAGATTATAGCTAGATCCAATCGAAGGTGAAGTACCATTATTTTTATTGTCCTTTGGACCGGGGGCGATGGATCAAATCCTGCAATCCCCTCCAAATGAGACTTGAATAAGATAGGGCCCTGTTAGGTACTTCCACTTCGCACTCTTATGGAAGCTTGGGTGTTGTCTAAGGGTTCAATTGGACCCAACAAGGGAAGCAGACGTGCAATTTGATTATGCCGGTTCCTTAGCAAGCACTTATTCAAGCAAGTGCTAGTGCTGGAGAAGTCGCTTTCTTTTCCTCAACCGGAATCAACTTCTACTTGATACTGCGCTTTTATTTAATAAAAGGGTCCAGGGGCGCCATATTGATTAGAATCTACTCTTTTCTTCAATATGTCTTTTTGCAAGCAAGCACTAAATTGAGGCACAAGCTTTATGCTTTGACTCGAACTAGATAGTAGGCACGAGAATAGTCGTACAATAGTGAATACATGTTCGTTGCGGCGTCTGCAGGCAGCTTCTCTATTCAAGCAATAAATTAAAAGAAGAACCCGGTTAACAGCACCCGCATTCCACCCGGATACTATGTCTACTGATTCGGATGAAAGTGGATCAGCGAAAGGCGGAGAAGCTGAAGATGGATATGGCTGAGAAGCGGAAGCTTATTCCGACCCCAGGAGTTAAGAGTAGTTGACCGGTAGCGGATGCCAGGCTTTCGAGTGAAAGACTGAGCTATTTGACCCGATTTGACACGATAGAATTGATGTAATGAATACCGGATCACTCGTACTAGAGCAGACAAGGTTACCAGTCCCACGACCAGACATCTTCGTTTCTTCCTCTCGTGGGACCCAAACCATGTCCTTAAGTCGATATGACTATCAGGTACTGTCATCTCATAACTTCTAAGCCCGGGTCTCATGTATTCCGAATCAAAAGCGGGTATCTATGCTCTATGGAAGTCCGTCTCTTCTCTATTGAATGAAGCAAGTCGGGATGCCCCAAAACATTAGGAGCAAAAAAaatccaaatggaaaaaaagataGCAGAAGCTACCCGACCTACAAGATCCTTTACATAAAAATAAGGGTAAGAAGCAATTTTATCCATCTCAGAATGTACACCCAATGGATTATTTGATCCATATTGATGCAATGCGGCCAGATGAAGAAGACTGGCGCCTACTAAAATAAGGGGGAGTAAATGATGGAGACTAAAAAAACGATTTAAGGTGGCATTGTCCACGGAGAAACCACCCCAAAGCCAAGTCACTATGGTATCTCCTACTACTGGTATGGCGCTAGCTAAGCTTGTAATTACTGTTGCTCCCCAAAAGCTCATCTGACCCCAAGGTGGTACGTATCCTATAAAAGCTGTCACAATCATTAATAGGAATATGACAACTCCGAGACACCGAACAAATTCCCTAGGACTGCTATAACTCGCATGATATAGACCACGAAAAATATGAAGGTGAACCACAATGAGAAACATACTTGCCCCATTAGCATGCATATAACGGAGCAACCAGCCCCCTTCAACATCTCTCATAATGTGTTCTACGCTGTTGAAAGCTAGATCCACATGAGGTGTGTGATGCATAGCTAAAAAAACGCCAGTCACTATCTGAATGACTAAACAAATACCTGCTAACGAACCGAACCCCCACCAATAACTAAGATTGCTCGGGGTTGGATAATCTATCAAATGCTGGTTAAGTGTGGAGTATATAGGTTGTTTAAGAAGAGAGAATCGTTGGTTCCTTATAGTCATTTCTCTTTTCTATCGTTACAACTCCTCTTCCCCCTTATTTACCCCCTTGCCTTGATGGAAATTGGCTTCGCTGCGCCCTGAATAATCAAAAAGCTGCATGAGAAGATTCATCCCATTTTGGCGAGAGGGAGGCAGCGAATCACCTGGGCTACGGATTTGTCGGTTAGTTGATTCTCGAAATAAGGTCATTCGGAAAAAAAAAAACTGCCGCTTTCTCTGCCGGTTTCTTAAGGCTTCAAACGAACGACTAGTCATTAAGAAACCCATGAAATCCAAGTCTATTTTTTACCTTTCATGAAGAAGTTTTGCCTGCGTGCAAACTACCTAGCCCTTTTCAAAAGAACGTCGATTTCCATCTCAACAAAGAAAGAACTCAAAATAAATGAAAGCAATATTGTTGTCCTATTACTCTTTTTTCCTTGTGGAGCTTTGGAAAGGAGAGAATTTGAATAAAGTAACTCTCGGAAACTCTTATTGGACGAGAGAGAGTCAATATGATATTGGCGTGGGTTCTACCAACTAAACGAAGAAGTTTTTGATTGGATAAACAGCGTATAATGATAGACGCTTCTTCGGCACACATGGAGACATACCTCCCGTAGCTGACCCCTGAATTCAAGGATACTGCCGGCTTTGTTACTAACTGATAGAAACCCCTTAATACAACGTTCGTTTTTCATAAATGTCATAAGGTAGGTAGACCCGGTCTTGCGCTCGTCCGGTTAAGTGGCACATTGTGCTAAGTGCTCGAACCGTTGGCTGATCTCAGCTGTATCGCCTCATACAAATTAGTTAAGCGAGAAAACAAACGGCTACATAGGAGCTCTATGGTGGACCACCAGCAGGAAGATCGAATGGCTTAGCGCATCCTGCGCCTACTGGACCTGACTTCGTAGGATACTCTGATAGACTAGTCGAATGGCAATGGCCTAGTGGTTGTATCTGCTTGCCGATTCCTATTAAGAATACGAGAGTGACAAATGAGATGGAGATCTTGGCTATCATCAAACCATCCTCCCTCCGCTTATCTCTTTCCTTTCTATATGATAAGTCTACTCGCGCCTCAAGGGCCGGTCATTTACGCTCTCCACTGCATGAACAGCATTCCCAACTAGATCTGTACGGCTTCCGTTGTCTCCTTTTCGATTCCCGACTCTAGCTCACAGGTATCCATAAGAGCGACCAGCCCTGAATGCTTAAACCTATCAATCCTCTCCTAAATTTCTTTCTTTTTGTCGTTGGGCAAGGAGCAATCCATTCAGCACTTTCCGATGGGGACCAAAAGCCACTGGGCTACCAAGAAGTCGGATTCAGTTCAGTCCCGTTTTCAAGATCCGGTTCAGTGTTTGGGGATGGCTTGGTCCAAGCCCACATCCATAGTAGATGGACTTGAGCAGGCAAGTATGCCACCTACTGATATGATTGATTATGACAATTATGATATGGACTGGACGGTTGTGCAACCGATTGTACTGACTCGCTTACCCCCGAGAACACCTAAGACATGGGGGTTATTTACGCGAGTAAGCCTAGCAAGGACCAAGATCTCGATCTAGCCTAGTTGGGGCTTTAGAGTCACATGACACAGTACCAAGAACGGGAGAACCAGTAACAATTGATACGGATTTCCAACCAACGGATCTTCTTACCTTTGGACCGGAACCTTTAGCTGTTTCCTACTCGGTCTACAGCTTGGTTTGAAATGAGGGAGCCATACCGTGTGGTTGAAGCAGAGTACCGTTTTGCAGTGGATAGGGCACTATCTCTATTCGTAGCAGCATTGCGTATTGCTCTCACTAGGAAAGGGGGACATAACCCCTACTATAGAGCAGGAATGGAAGGGGATGAACGAGTCAGCTGCGGAAGGAATGTCGGCTATTTAAGCTTAAGGAATGATTAAGGAATGGCGGACCCGGAGTCGATAATTTGATTACATTCGTATTCGTATTTCTATTACATCTTT
It encodes the following:
- the LOC123418188 gene encoding NADH-ubiquinone oxidoreductase chain 3-like, which gives rise to MPLASKERREESERTKWALVMSEFAPICIYLVISPLVSLIPLGVPFPFASNSSTYPEKLSAYECGSDPSGDARSRFDIRFYPVPILFIIPDPEVTFSFPWAVPPNKIDLFGSWSMMAFLLILTIGSLYEWKRGASDRE